The segment CCGGATTTGTGCTTATCGGGGGAACTCCAGGTTAAATTCTGGGTTTCCGGTCCTACAAAGCTTGTTCACTTCTTAtcggggtaaatcaccatggtaacttatgctgaacGGCTTACCTGCTTCAGAGCAGTttaagttggagataagagCTCAAGCAGCATAAAAGCTCCACCCACTGACTAATCAATTCCtttaaaacatgacatcaccgtTCTTAGAGGATCCTGTGGCTcaagaaaaaattaaaataaatgatccCATGGAGCTGGGTGTGGATTGTTAGAGGGTCTCTGTAGAGAACAAGGGTCTTCAGACAGACACAATCCGTTTACCTACTCTGATGAGTATCTTTATAAAAGATATAGATTCTCATCAGATGGAATAAGTTAGCTGAGCATAACCAACCTGACACTTACGAGCTATGTGCTAACAGAACCGCAGACTGTCTGCATCGCTCTTCGTTTCTTTACTTGTGGGATTTACTTATATtgatgtactgggtgtgttagcAGCGGGATAACCAGACATGTTTTATAATTCTATGATTGAAAATAGGTCCATATGACTTTATTGATAAAGCTGTATTGCCAGTTCACTTGTCCACATCAGTGATTGTTCATACGCAGTTAACACCGCCCCTTCCAAGTGTGTGTAGTGGTGTGTAGGCTAATCCGCTGTTTGAGCTTCATCACCATGAAATGCCAGACTTACATTAATGCTCATTATGTCCATGCTCAATACAATTGTAGTTTATCTGttaagtgttttcttgtttgtctgttttcatgcaTGTAGGTGGGTTTTTGACAATGGAGAAGTAGCATTAACTTTTTAGCATTGTGCTATATATAATTTGGATTATTGTAAAGATCAAGATCATAACTTCTTAACTTTAATAACATTATGTGTAATTATAGATGTACATGTGACAGCTGCAAATTTATGCTTATTTACAAAAACTGTTTATCACGATACCTTTCTAGTATCGGTATAGAGTGCAACACTACTTACTGCTGTTAATCACTCTGGTAACTTATGCTGCacatttaaactgcagcagcaggatcaTTTAAGAGGATCTGATCAAAACCTGTCAACAGCTCAATCAGATCACTGGAAAACCAGAGTCATCATTCTACATGATCCTAATGGGAGCAAAAGAGTTTACAGTCAAGTGAGAAATAATAAAGAGCAACAGAATCAGACCAAATAAGTACATCGCAAATATTATTAATTACTTAATTTGAATTCAACAAGGATTCTTTGATTGTGACAGAATACCTGACATTGCTAATGCGTTGACTCTTAttctgtcactgctgctgtcaaaTGATCCACACATTTTTCAATGTTTCCTATGATTATAATAGAATAGACTAAACTCATCAGACATCAACGAttacttttctctctctattttgGCTACACAAATAGTCTGACAATTACTTCACTTTATTGTATCATCACATGTTCATCATAGTTTGTTCATCGTcacacaaaacagcaaaaatacTAACTCACATTCAATTTAAATCTGTGAGCCTGACTCTGAAATTATCTCatgtttcttttctattctaGTCATGTGATCATATTGTTCACATGTAGCCCTGTTGTCACTGTTGTCTGTCATTGTTACTGagtttaataattataataagaaaatgtttctgtatAACACCTTTCTTAAAGTGTTTTACAGACAGTGGAGATGAAAATACAAGCATATTAAAATGTAGAATAGActtgctgcagatgatctcagttagggtttatttttaaatcgtGATCGCGATATCAACCTGCGGGATAGACCTATCGCAAAAGACGGCCAaaactgcgataaatggtgttccatgtgccatttggccaatcagatggagccctgctgcatCTGATTGAATCATTGTCGGAAAAAGAGaataagaagagaatagagagaaaactGAGCATTTGACCACAGAGATTTGACGGAGCAACACGGCTCAAATCTCCAACTAAATTCTACTGTGAaaacttctagtgatcacgtttgtcccgaGTCAGATTCATCACTAGCGGTTGATTTTAAAGAAGAATTGTGTAGCTTATttatgatcccagaacctgaggggaAAGTAACAGCACACACTCTCAAACAGTGTGATCGGACACActtgtaaactcagactgggtaaaaacaactgactttgtaaacttagtaaatgtatgGAAAGCTGTAGGAGATGGTGTCGCATTACGTTTGGTTTGAAAGTGCGGGTGATAGAGCCACAAGAGGAGTGAttaattactgacagagccgctaaaatgttcaaaatgtatgaaaagaccccaaatttactgtaagtggacttagtgtAGCTGTGCATGGCTCACTGGTGTCTGCCCTGGACTTGGTAGCGCTGCGGCCAggctgtgcgccttctcccgGCTGTAGCCAGGGACTGTCTGTTTATTTTCGCAAGTCATATCATCATCGCAATATTAAACAACATCATCGCATGTcttcctaatatcgtgcagcccttATCTCAGTGTTCTAGAGGGAACCTAGTTGACTTGAGAGTCGGCTATGTAACTCTGTCCTAGCCCATTTAGAGCCTTGTATGACAGGAGGAGAACCTTGATGCAACTAGTGCAGAGAAGTTAGAACTGGTCTAATGTGTTCTCTCCGCCAAGCAGCAGAGTTCTAAATGAGCTGCAGTCTCTCTATTGTTTTCTTTGGGAGCCTGTAAAAAGTGCATTACAGTAATCCTGTCGGCTAGAAATTGAGGCTTTTCAGCATTTGTCTGATTTCTAAATGGCCAAACTGTTGCTATGTTTTAggttgtatttattgtatttattgctAAAAGACATTTAGTAATAGAGCGCAGAGCATTATCATAATTTGGCTCATCAGCAATGTACAGTTTTGTATCATCTTTGTAACTAtggaaacaaacattgtgcactctgatgatgtcacccaGTGGCAGCATGTACAGTGAGAATAATGAAGTTCCAATGCAGTTCCCCTTTGCAACCCCAAAACAGCTGTCATATTTGTCAGACACGTGATCTCCAATGCTGGTATTAAAACGTCCTCCCTTTTGATGTACATTTTGAATGAGTTTAGGACactgtcagacaaacaaaccaacttcTCAAGATGATTGATAAGGATGTTGTGGTAAATTGTATCAATAGCAGGGCTCAGGTCTAGGACGATTACAATTGAAACCTCTTTTTCATCAGAGCTTAGTCTGAGTTCGCATATTATTTTAGTAGgtgcagtttttatttctgtgatgGGATCTAAAGCCAGACTGAAACTCCTCCAGGGTATTGTTCACTTTTAGACCTTGTGACGGAAAGACAGCTGACAAGAGGGAATGGACCCCACTGGGGCTGGAATGGGTTAGCTTCCCATGCTGGCAGGATCAAACAAATTGGTATTTGGAGACACCCACTAATTGCTATGAaagcaattaaaagaaaagagaaacgtCTCACTGATGAACCACACGGCTAATGACCctagaataaaaaatgacaaagagGCTATACAAGAAGCCTAAAACCCTTCAAGTTTGTGAAATGTCTCTTCACCTCAAAGAAGGGAGGAACATTGAGGACCTCAAACATTAGCCAATTTCGGCCCATCAGTCTCCTCTATGTAGAAGGCAAGATCTTCTTCAGCTTAATAGCCCAAAGGCTGACAAGCtatctggtaaaaaaaaaaaaaagctggtgGATACATTGGTCCAAAAAGCTGGAATATCAGGGTTCTCTGGACTTTTAGAACTAGCATGATCTGGCACCAAATCCAATCAACCAAGATTGAGAAGAGAGATCTACATGTCATCATCCTCAATCTAGCTAATGCATTTGGTTCCCCACATAGTGTCCTCTGGGCTGCTTTTGACTTTTTCAAAGTACCAGAGCCCATCATAAATTTGGTCAAAGCCTACTTCAAAGATCTGTAATTCTACTTCACCACACCCGATTTTACCATCATATGGCAACGTCTCAAAGTTGGCATCATGGCTGGCTGCACAATCTCCCCACTAGCGTTCACTATGGCAACAGAGGTGATTATCAAAGCTTCCAAATGGGTAGTAGGGGGTGAGCAACAAAAGCCGGGGTCTCGGGAAGATGACCCTCTCAGAGTCCTGAGACACATCTATACGGGCTGTCAGACCATCACTGACAACATGATGGACAACAGGCAAAAGAAGCACTTCAGCATGCTGAAGACAGAGGGCCTACTCCACTGACTAGAAGTCGTCAGTTGGAGCAAGCCCAACACTGGGAGATGTTGGTGTACATGGGCCAGcggcttacagtcccatcacatattgtcactaccactCTAAAACCAGACCTGatactctggtccaacaccctgcCAGTCATCTACTTtgtagaattgacagtaccctgggaggatTATGTTGATGaagtgaatgagaggaaaagactATGGCAAGCCAAgggctctggatcaggaggaaagatcccaaatgggccccaagatgctagggacatgcacccaggtccGATCAACCTGTGATGGGCCTGCGTTAGtagagggtgtcttgtgattaaaaggccagaacacctgatgacgctaaggtgcacagctgaagatatgtccctaacaccTTCTAACCTATACTGGTAGTTGGTAATATAAATTGTTCATAAGACTTTCAAActacaagggatattcaccatcttatCCTATATTCTAAAACAGAAAGGAATTTAACTGCACTGAAACGATCTTTTCAAGTATCTTAGTAAGGAATGGGAGGTTGGATATTTGCCTGTAGCAGGTCAATGCATTACAGCAGGGGTGGGGAACATCCGGCCAAtgcaagggttagggttagttagaACAAAAATCTTGATCAATGCAAGATTGTGTGATCCGGTCAGCGAGGCAATTCATAGATATACAAAAAAAGCACATGAGACTTTAAATCTGTGAATTGCCACGAAAAAATTCCTTGGTCGCAACGGTGCGCCTGCATTTAcctgctctgtctctcatctcctctgagTCTGGGAGATGAGGCCCCGCCACTttcactcacactgacacacggaGAGTGAAGCAGAGATAAGAGAGGAGAATTGGCTGGCTCGAAACCCTGCGGTAAAGTTGGAATGACTATTAAGTTACATCGTTAAAACACAAGCGAAGCCTCCTTCCAATCAAAGTAATTTACACAACCAGCTCCCAaccctcctcactcccctgcTGACCTGTGCTTGCTTTACTtgtaacaataaacaccaacactaatcagaagttatagGCTACTGAAGTTAATTTTGTTTCTttgatatttaaacacattgaaaagaagtccaacattttgtggCCACAAAGTTTATCTGCTAAGCATGAGATGTAAACATGACGCAGACAGCCAgaacgatccggattcatgttctgacaccatcgattaattaataaatgtgtgaaggacagacacacacaaccacacaaacacacacatactcactcACTACTGTAGACAGGAGAGAGGTAATTCCCTGCataaaatattaattcattaatcGTAATTGAGGTAAAAGTTAGAAATAGAAGTCTTTGGTCATATCACCAGGGCCTAATAGCAGCTATGTCCTTTAGTCTGCAGTCAAAGAGCAACCCCAAGCTCTTGACTGGCTCTTCCGACAGTGTTGGGATTGTGGTCTCAAAACTCTTGAAACGGAACTTGTCCACAACCTTCCCTTTTTTGAGCACAAGGTAACTTGACTTTGAAGGTTTGAAACTCATCCTTGCCCATTAGATTAGCTTCACAGTCCTAGTAAGAGTTACCTGCTGCCAGGGAGTGATGATGTTGTGACTGTGGCTAACGTACGCCGGCCGTTAGAGGTCCTCAGCACTCCACCTCAGCTGACTTGACCATTATGTTGATAGCATGGGCGAAAAGGATTACTGAGATGATGCAGCCAGTAATGATTCCCTTCTCAAGCCTGTGCCATTGCGCCGTTAAAGACCCAGAGGTAGCTTTCATCTAGGAATTGTTGTAGTTTTCCAAGATGAGGTTGCTGATATTGCTGGGGACATGGTGTCTTCGAACAGCCTCCTCAATCAGATTGTGCTATATGGTCCCATAAGCATTGGCAAGGTCCAATCACAGGACCACCAGGTCGCCCCTCCCTTCCTTTGCTTCTCTCAGAAGCTGCATGATTTCCCTTGTTGTGCTCCAAGCACCCAGGTGTTCCAGAGATCCCACCTTTTTGCACTGACATATTGATGTAATCATCCATTAGGAGGAACTTTAATAGCCACTGGGACAAGATGCTGAAAAATATCTTGCCTTCCAAGATGATCCGTGAGATGGTTCTGAACTGCTCTATGGTTTTGGAGTTCTCCTCCTTGGGGATCCAAACCCCCCAGTCCATCTTCACTTAAAACCATTTTTATGAAGGGggatttaaattattaaatactAGAAATAATAAATACGTAATACTTTTAATTAGCCACTGAGTTTCTGCCAGAGGTTGCTTATTTAGGATTGACCAGGATATTGAGACACCACAGTGTAAACTTGTTAATCCACACCGAGACTGACCATATGCTTGATTGTGTTAGTTCTATGTGGTGCAGCTGTCATACCAATGATAATTGTATTTATGATGCCTATGTGTTACCCTGATTACTTTTATTGCTGCAAAATTTGTTCATGTAAATCAGCACTTCtaaagtctgtttttaaaaaaaaatatcccccCTCggaatattgaaatataaaacactgtTACAATTTAGTCGATTTTCAATGTGGAGCTACAGCAACTAACTCTTAGTATTTTAATCACAGCAATGTGTCATATATATGATGTGATCTAATGACCTTTCTGAATATCTTAGCTTGTGCAATTATATGTAACATGTTAAACAACATGCATAGTCTGACGTATCCTCTAGACTAACTGTTGTCTCTTTCTGCAGACCTTTCTggaacaaaccaaaacaaagttCAGTAAGAACTACAAGGGAATGAATTTATCAAAGATCACAACTACAGTTGGTCTTAATAGTAAGTGAATGTTTCAGTGAGTGTTTTTTATGAAGAGTGATACGCTTGTGACTACCCTGGGTGCATCACTGTTCGGTTAGACCCTCAAAATTGACAGTTTGCCCCTCTCTTCTAAAATCAGAGTAGCAGTGTTCCATGTCAGTTTCAATCAGCAGTGATTAATATCTGaaaagattctcagtcatccaatCATGGTATCTTCAGGAATTGTACAGGTGTACATGTACAAGTGTACTTATGTATGTGTCGACatgtacaactcctgaagatgTAGTGATTAATAATTTGCAATAGTAATCATAACTTTGGAAAGTCATTAATATGTCTCCTTTCTGAAAGACACTTAACTCTTACGCTGTGATCACCTGATGCTGCTTATCTTATAGTTTACAATTGGTGCTTGGTTTTCACTTGTCTCACTGTCCTCCCTAGTTGGTACAATTGACATGGGCAAGGCTCGTCTTATGTTCTGGGATCTGGGAGGTCAGGATGAGCTTCAGTCTCTGTGGGACAAGGTGagttaaaaaatgaaacaccAACAATATCCTGTGAGGAATTCTTCAGTAGCCACATACTGACACGTACTCTTTTTAGATTTCCtgtaacatgttttaaatacCCTGACCAAACCAACATCAAACTGATGGCATTATATTCtgtaattaataaaaaaataaaaaataaactacaaataCGTTCAAAGTCAGGTGGCTTAATGAAGGAGTATTCAAAACAgttaggggggaaaaaaagcttggatattttaagattaaagcagggctacatccacattactatGTTTTAGGTTTAAAATGCATCTCTTTGGCTATGGTTATTCCTGGTATCCACAATACTCCTGAGTTTTCCAGCCTCCAAAATAAAGAGATTTGGAAAAACTGCTGGTCcaatttaaaggtccagtgtgtaagatttatgtgaaagggatcgattgacagaaattttatataaaataatcctagtgatgttttcacgagtgtgtttcatttaaattatacaaattgttgttttctttaccctagaataggccatttatattgaaatactttatatttacatcagggggggtcctctctatggaggccgccatgtttcttgtagtagcccagactggacaaactaaacaccctttgagtttttatgaaaactgaaggttaccacaggttgtctttcatgtttggaaggggaggatgaggtggggggtgttcagctgctacatgcaacttcaccactttatgtcactaaattctacacactgcaattttaagtttaaaatctGTGCTGTATGGATGGGCAGAAGAGACATTTGGAAATGAGACTGTGCTGTGACTTAAAATTAACATTACTGTATTTTTCCCTTTTGGGACGATTATGGTATTGTATCACGGTATTACTTTATCCCCCCGCCCCCATGGCACCACCTTGGCGGCGCCACTGCATTGAAGCACATTACCCAGCCCCGTCAATAAGTgattcctctgctcttttctaatcactcacacgaAGAGCTGATCTTTGTAATAACCTGCTGaattaatatttatgtgtttCTGGATCAGCACATTAATTTAGGTATTAATCAATGGGGTTGGATCATGAATCCAGATCATTCatgtcactttaaccctgatgtcctggctgtgagTGTGTACAAAAtgttggaatttttttttttcttcaatgtttttaaatgcatgcATCAACATAGGGTGAAttaaacaaagtaaacatcaaGTACTGGTAAGGTCCTAAAAACTTCAGATTAgtgtttaaatattattttttattatttataattatctATGATATACTTCCCACCCCTAAAATCTGCACTCACTCCCGGCTTGGTGTGTATCAGTCATGACTTGAATCCCAGCCATGAATGCAGAGCACTGTTAACGcttactgtcagtaacagttccaccttgtggaatccctgctcttacttttcaccattgcttTTTCTGATTTcaagtattttctgtaactaacaACCACCTGAAGAGATGATGCTCATGCCCAGTTTACGTGTATGGTCACGTGATATAGTTCTTTCGTTGTGTTTGTAAGGACTGAAATTACTTCTGATACATAGCTAAAGCCCTAGTCTGGGCTATCGGTATGGTGTAGCCCATAAATACTATGTGGAAATcgagtaaaacatttttatataacACATTAAAAGTATCTCTGCTGATAACATTTCACGCCAAAGATTTTGGTTGCACATGTGATCAAATTGACAAAATGTATGACTAAAACTGTTCCTTGGTCGTGCCGGTGTGCCAAACATTTAGCTGTTGCATTGTGTCATTTCTCTCATCTCCCCCCTTTCAGTCTGAGAGTGGAGtttacactcactcacacacaggcctcaGGGCCAGCCCTtcccccactcacacacacacacacacacaaacagacaaaaggacAGTGAAGCGAAGATAAGGAGAGAACGTTAATGTCAATGAGGTGGGTTGTCGAATTAGTTTAAGAAGAatggcaaaaagaaaagtgaacaCAGGGTTTCCACTATCGACCAACATTGTAAAACGATTTGCACCACTGGTTCAGGATCAGAGTAGAAGCAGCGGTTGGTTTATGAGACACTTATTtgaacacatacaaaaaaagtCCTACATTTTGCGCGCACGCGGTTAACCTGCCACACACGAGACAAGACGTGCACggccaggacatcagggttaaagtgactggaacgatccggattcatgatccgacaccattgattaataactaaataaatgtattatttttgtttgtgtgaagtgcGACAGAGACGtgcagacacgcacacacactgctgcagacaggagagaagttccTCCCGCAAATATTAACGGAACAGTGTGTtgtaacttcattgttgcagaagaagcaacgctccgtttatccaggaacatcatcatcataaatgAATTCGGCAGGTTTTTGTAAAGATCACTTCTACGTGTGAGTCAtgacaacaacattcatagaattacttcctgtttggcaatttgtctttaaagtaaaagcacaacattaattttgttgctgcaatgtttgtgtggctgtggctgagaggGTTAGCgttttgatcccagtcttcctcattattattattatatattcattgAGAAAGATGCATAGATGTACTgtaaagacaagaaaagctATACATAAATGCCAATAATTTACCACAAATccagctgaattacagagcttttgtTCTGAAAAGTTGTAAACTTgagtctgaagattgtgttgatcACTTAACAGACTTCTTAAATAGCCGGCATACATTGTGTGCCAGCAGTTCGGTAAATTATTCAATTCTATATTTAAGCCACACAcaattctatttaattttatgaaaaacattaactATAGTATACCAGTAGATTGTAGAACTGTTTTGAGGGGGAATCACTAAGGAATAATTCTGTagtagctccggagcatcaACACAGTCCATTCCAAAAGGCAGGcttagaatgggcactgcactagttttaTATAGGTACTTCACTTCTGCCTTCATACCGATGCTGTTGGTTCTTTAAGAACAGGACCCTGCTCTGAcatcctgtgtctctctcataTGTATTTGTAGTACTATGCTGAGTCACATGGAATCATCTATGTGATAGACTCAACTGATGAAGAGCGCCTGACAGAATCAAAGGAGGCCTTTGGTGAGTTACCCTCTGTCCTCCAGTATACTTCAATTTGTATCTGTGTCTGAAACAGCTGTAGTCAAACTTTGCGATGCTCATTTCCTGGATATAATGGCCTATTGATGGTTTGTATCtgctttaacatttaaaacttcAACAGATCAGTGTTTTAGTTCAGTGTAACATAACATAAAATGCtttatcatattatataaaacaatacGTGCAACATAAGGGAACTGAGAAAAGTATGTGATGATAGAtgttcttttcttatttttttgtgaatatttgcattttgtctcctacagagaaaatgatcaacAGTGAGGTATTAGAAGGTGTTCCTCTCCTTGTGCTGGCTAACAAGCAGGATGTTCCGGTACTCTatgatgtttttaattcattaagACCATGTCCAGGTTAAAGAtgatgatcatttaaaaaatatatgattcaTTATGTTTTTACCCTTCATCCACATTCTATTATGCCTCTGTTGTGGCCAGAggagttttgttttcagtttgtctccATCTCCTTTGTCCATCCTATTCTCGTGAAAGTCCAGGATGAAGTTATTAGACATTTTGTGGTTTAAAGGTCAGGGCCCCTGTGACCTCACGTATcacattaattcattaatttcatGTTTGAACACATACTACAAGGGGCcagagtgtttgtttttcttaatgaTCTTACTTAATAATAGGCATACAGCAGAGCAAGAAGATCAGAGtcaaatcaatttaatttatgtATCCATATATCACAGATCTACAAACATACCAAAGGTGCTCTAAATAGCTAGAGTTTTCATACATATGAGTTTGAACAGACATTGATGTAAAGTTCAACttgactggttggtggaggtatacaACCATGAGGCAGTAACTCTAGTTGTGAACTTGTTTGACTCATATCAAGGGAAAATGTACCATTCTCTGCttccagcagcttctctctgttttctatcATTGTAAACTGAAAACCTTTGTGGTTTTGGACTCTTGGTAAGATAGGCAGGGTGAATACATCATCTTGAGGCATGTGATCTGCATTGTTTATCATTTCAATCTATTTTATAGactattttattcatatatttatcaATAATGAAAGCAATCATCAGTTGCATTAACATCTGCCCTAGTATAGAGATGACCCAAGTCATCCTTAGCTAAATTTGTATTTGAGATTTTTACCATAGTAGAGCCTGCACACTGAGGCCACTCCGTACCACAGAGAGTTTAATCAATCAACGTTTTGATCCAGAGTGGGATCTTTGTCTGGTTTTTTTCGTGGTTGAAAGAGAACCACCCATATTTATAGGGAATACCAATGGGCTGATAGGCTGGTGTGGTTAACTATTTCAACCACTTCACGTGAAACACAtaccagcaaacacacaaagtggaGTGACATAAGTGTGCAGGCtctactttgtttttgttgaatttcttcagacCGCCttgcaccttttttttaaccatgCCACTAGCAGTCATTCTGCCTTTTATCTTCTCAGTTAAAAAAGAGtcaggaaaaatgtaaaaaatgtctAAGTTAACATAGTCAGATATGTCGTTTTATCCAACTGACAGTAGATGTATATTTAGGAATGAAAAGCATCAGTCACATCGGAGAACCTGAAACCAAGGTACTTTTTGTGTCAGCTTGATAGACTGGTTATGACAGCTTTATCTTTGCAGTTGTAGCCTTCAGTCACatcttgtgtttcctcttttttcagaACTGTTTGTCTGTACCGGACATTAAAACAGCCTTCAGTGACTGTGCCCCGAAAATTGGAAAGAGAGACTGTTTAGTCCAGCCTTGTACTGCCCTCACAGGGTAAGATGCTACTCTATGATATACTGTACATAACTTGGGATGGGAAGTGTATATTATTAACACCGTGTCactagtttaaaaaaattacaattatcATCATTACCAGGATATCACGACAGCCC is part of the Hippoglossus hippoglossus isolate fHipHip1 chromosome 5, fHipHip1.pri, whole genome shotgun sequence genome and harbors:
- the arfrp1 gene encoding ADP-ribosylation factor-related protein 1 isoform X2, which produces MYTLLSGLYKYMFQKDEYCVLILGLDNAGKTTFLEQTKTKFSKNYKGMNLSKITTTVGLNIGTIDMGKARLMFWDLGGQDELQSLWDKYYAESHGIIYVIDSTDEERLTESKEAFEKMINSEVLEGVPLLVLANKQDVPGRSKRRHRMDGEMCGQEHSQTSQTEGHNIRSHQNSLPSFGSEGFSLRTFH
- the arfrp1 gene encoding ADP-ribosylation factor-related protein 1 isoform X1, with translation MYTLLSGLYKYMFQKDEYCVLILGLDNAGKTTFLEQTKTKFSKNYKGMNLSKITTTVGLNIGTIDMGKARLMFWDLGGQDELQSLWDKYYAESHGIIYVIDSTDEERLTESKEAFEKMINSEVLEGVPLLVLANKQDVPNCLSVPDIKTAFSDCAPKIGKRDCLVQPCTALTGDGVNEGIEWMVKCVVRNIHRPPRQKDIT